In one window of Osmia lignaria lignaria isolate PbOS001 chromosome 11, iyOsmLign1, whole genome shotgun sequence DNA:
- the LOC117604198 gene encoding uncharacterized protein LOC117604198 isoform X2, whose amino-acid sequence MSASEKTSLTGEKSGRVYYVQRDTLPFYSIQRRQRLRLRCLSYTILIAVFTMALIVTVSYSVSHNILDANLTAPGSQAAYNLTGSLKLGFAPGSGSYTLFSNPSIVSASNSIPIPSRRAETSPPAKLSEGEFNEALEAGRRAMNERLFADATAAMSPLPSPSPESRHRYAVSTCASVGTLALAAVAELAATKTIENSRAMQAAPTAVGTFFDGGWLSLGVCKQLRIPNCNPSKYRTFDGTCNRPNQWGVSMTPFRRLLPPNYADGVDAPRRALSGAELPSAREVSLKVHKPSPSSNPEFTVMLAVYGQFLDHDITATAISQGINGTSISCCPPAIGHPECFPVPVAAGDPVFDVTGRTCMDFVRSAPAPQCKLGPRQQLNQVTAFIDGSAVYGSDVNTARGLREFSGGRLRMQITPDNRTLLPASMNPNDGCNREVERLRGRYCFAAGDARANENLHLTTMHLLWARQHNRIADQLAKINPTWDDETLYEESRRIVGAQLQHITYQEFLPIVLGEQETNLRNLRPLKAGYRQWTDDPEDSTTDPSIANNFASAAFRFAHTLLPGLMKMTDTQQGTSSFVELHRMLFNPYSLYTGDGVKSSVTSATRNMIQMTSTHVTSQLTNHLFEDPFANVSVPCGLDLVSLNIQRGRDHGLPGYTRWRERCGLGKPESFSDLEGHLDPQALYEISLLYESVHDVDLYTGALAELPKADGIVGPTFSCLIADQFVRLQKGDRFWYELADQPHSFTEEQLKELRKISLAKLICDCSDGVTQTQAEVMRAIGSNNPMMSCEDIPTPSFEPWREDKPSNPLLQASFMPVNWTALKTNINDTVRDVVTSINNTRASVVLDTDWLAFKNYINNSFSDLRNQLSDLHPPKANSESSFLRATGPANVYQDWITFKTDLEKSLNDSIGSMGGGPASATKWIAFKQSVIDQFADLKNQIASIKADLAPTLTMKSSDTLDVKDSMIPAIFDWKNFKDNIVSSLDDTIMGIGNNMPPPGDPAWATYEDDIKDRFSALRDKIDKQRPMAPTESATGRPDLSNDELDYKSEIIKTVNDVVQKIKNDMPPPGDSAWATYTDEIIKSFSSFKSTPSPLELATLPDTSCAELKASSPASFNNIEMSALINDWSDFRSSINDSFTRIIQDIQSKKPMSIDPVSWAAFKQSTVNDFAKLKEEIDDTKAEWSKETGKDTPTLQGTGDASKFDYTKFIKPVIPADEWVAFKQQINATVMNILNAANATDKIDFDEVRGVFNKSFADLKYRIASLKDLIAESKPVSKTATDWITFQARLNSTIKELADNLRKENEAMNGNLMRALFETRDKVSGLQPPMNSIVSSMELRQYASKTNKTITDTLKGFNSLMTRTAQSAASSSDSPKSFTDFLIVPCLLSSVHASTSWHRSGL is encoded by the exons CTTGAT AGCGGTGTTCACGATGGCCCTAATAGTGACAGTCAGTTACTCGGTGAGCCACAACATCCTAGACGCAAACCTCACAGCCCCAGGTTCCCAGGCTGCGTACAATCTTACCGGTTCCTTGAAGTTAGGCTTCGCACCTGGATCAGGCTCGTACACCCTCTTCAGCAACCCGTCGATCGTCTCAGCCTCGAATTCGATCCCCATCCCCAGCAGGAGGGCGGAAACCTCTCCGCCGGCGAAGTTGTCCGAAGGGGAGTTCAACGAAGCGTTGGAAGCAGGTCGCCGAGCGATGAACGAGCGTTTGTTCGCTGACGCCACTGCGGCCATGTCACCGTTGCCTTCCCCGTCGCCGGAATCGAGGCATCGTTACGCCGTGAGCACGTGCGCGAGCGTCGGGACGCTGGCTCTGGCAGCCGTGGCCGAACTCGCGGCTACCAAGACGATCGAGAACTCCAGAGCGATGCAGGCAGCGCCAACCGCCGTCGGGACCTTCTTCGACGGAGGCTGGCTATCTCTGGGTGTTTGCAAACAACTGAGGATCCCGAATTGTAATCCGAGCAAGTACAGAACGTTCGACGGAACCTGCAACCGACCCAACCAATGGGGAGTCTCTATGACGCCGTTCAGAAGACTCTTACCGCCAAATTATGCAGATGGGGTAGACGCTCCGCGTAGGGCGCTCTCTGGTGCAGAGCTTCCGTCAGCCAGAGAGGTTAGCCTAAAAGTGCACAAACCATCGCCCAGCAGCAATCCAGAGTTCACGGTGATGCTCGCCGTTTACGGACAATTCTTGGACCACGACATCACCGCGACAGCGATCAGTCAAGGTATCAACGGTACCTCCATCTCCTGTTGTCCACCGGCCATCGGTCATCCAGAGTGTTTCCCCGTTCCCGTGGCCGCCGGCGATCCCGTGTTCGACGTCACCGGGAGAACCTGCATGGACTTCGTGAGATCCGCACCTGCGCCCCAGTGCAAGCTCGGTCCCAGGCAGCAGTTGAATCAG GTGACCGCGTTCATCGACGGTTCCGCTGTTTATGGATCAGACGTAAATACAGCGAGGGGTCTACGAGAATTTTCCGGCGGTCGTCTGAGGATGCAGATAACGCCTGACAATAGAACTCTCTTACCTGCCAGCATGAATCCCAACGACGGTTGCAACAGGGAAGTCGAGAGACTTCGAGGGAGGTATTGTTTCGCGGCAGGTGACGCCAGAGCTAACGAGAACCTGCACCTGACGACGATGCATCTCCTCTGGGCGAGACAGCACAATAGGATCGCTGATCAATTGGCGAAGATCAATCCGACCTGGGACGACGAGACGCTGTACGAGGAGAGCCGACGCATAGTAGGCGCCCAACTGCAGCACATCACCTACCAAGAGTTCCTACCCATCGTTCTGGGCGAACAGGAGACCAATCTGCGCAATCTAAGACCTCTGAAGGCTGGTTACAGACAGTGGACCGATGATCCAGAGGATTCGACCACCGATCCATCCATAGCCAACAATTTCGCCTCTGCGGCGTTCAGATTCGCTCATACTCTGCTACCTGGACTGATGAAGATGACGGACACCCAGCAGGGGACTTCGTCATTCGTGGAGCTTCACAGAATGCTATTCAATCCGTACAGTTTGTACACCGGGGATGGTGTGAAGAGTTCGGTGACATCAGCCACTAGGAACATGATCCAGATGACCTCGACTCATGTCACTTCTCAGCTGACCAATCATCTGTTCGAGGATCCATTCGCAAACGTTAGCGTACCCTGTGGACTGGACCTGGTGTCGTTGAATATTCAACGCGGCAGGGATCACGGTCTGCCAGGATACACAAGGTGGAGGGAACGTTGCGGATTGGGAAAACCAGAGAGCTTCTCAGATTTGGAAGGTCACCTGGATCCACAGGCGCTTTACGAGATTTCCTTGTTATACGAGTCTGTTCACGACGTTGATCTGTACACTGGTGCTCTGGCTGAATTGCCAAAAGCTGATGGTATCGTTGGGCCTACCTTCTCCTGCCTAATCGCGGATCAGTTCGTGCGTTTGCAGAAGGGTGATCGATTTTGGTACGAGCTGGCTGATCAGCCTCATTCGTTTACAGAAG AGCAACTTAAGGAGTTACGTAAGATATCATTGGCAAAATTGATCTGCGATTGTTCAGACGGAGTGACCCAAACTCAAGCCGAAGTGATGCGAGCCATTGGATCGAACAATCCAATGATGTCCTGCGAGGATATTCCTACGCCATCCTTTGAGCCATGGAGGGAAGATAAACCTTCGAATCCCTTACTCCAAGCTTCGTTCATGCCAGTCAATTGGACCGCCTTGAAGACCAACATCAACGATACAGTTAGAGATGTGGTGACTTCCATCAACAACACCAGGGCATCCGTCGTTCTTGATACAGACTGGCTGGCGTTTAAGAATTACATAAACAACTCATTCTCAGACCTCAGGAATCAACTGTCCGACCTTCATCCTCCAAAAGCAAACTCTGAAAGTTCATTTTTGCGAGCAACGGGTCCGGCAAACGTGTACCAGGATTGGATTACTTTCAAGACCGACCTGGAGAAGTCTTTGAACGACTCCATAGGATCCATGGGCGGTGGTCCTGCCTCTGCTACCAAGTGGATCGCTTTCAAACAGAGTGTCATCGATCAGTTCGCCGATTTGAAGAATCAAATCGCGTCTATCAAGGCGGATCTTGCTCCAACCTTGACAATGAAGAGCAGCGATACGTTAGACGTTAAAGATTCTATGATTCCTGCGATCTTCGACTGGAAGAACTTCAAAGATAACATCGTATCGTCACTGGATGACACAATTATGGGTATAGGCAATAATATGCCACCTCCTGGTGATCCAGCTTGGGCGACCTATGAAGACGACATCAAAGATCGTTTCTCAGCCCTCAGGGACAAAATAGATAAACAGAGACCCATGGCTCCTACTGAATCAGCGACTGGAAGACCAGACTTGTCCAATGATGAGTTGGACTATAAAAGCGAGATCATCAAGACTGTGAATGATGTAGTgcagaaaatcaagaatgacatGCCTCCTCCAGGCGACTCAGCATGGGCAACCTACACAGACGAAATAATAAAGAGTTTCTCTTCGTTCAAGAGTACACCGTCACCTTTGGAACTGGCTACGTTGCCTGACACATCATGTGCAGAGTTGAAAGCTTCTTCTCCAGCCTCGTTCAACAACATAGAGATGTCTGCTTTGATCAACGACTGGTCAGACTTTCGTAGCAGCATCAACGATTCCTTCACTCGAATCATTCAGGATATTCAGAGCAAAAAGCCAATGTCGATTGATCCAGTATCTTGGGCGGCATTCAAGCAATCCACTGTAAATGATTTTGCAAAGTTGAAGGAAGAAATTGATGACACGAAAGCTGAATGGTCGAAGGAAACTGGTAAAGATACACCCACTCTTCAGGGTACTGGAGACGCTTCCAAGTTCGATTACACGAAATTCATCAAGCCTGTCATCCCAGCGGACGAATGGGTCGCTTTCAAACAACAGATCAACGCCACTGTGATGAATATCTTGAACGCTGCGAATGCTACGGATAAAATTGACTTCGACGAGGTACGCGGCGTGTTCAATAAATCCTTCGCCGACCTGAAGTACCGGATAGCATCTCTGAAGGATCTGATCGCGGAGAGTAAACCCGTAAGCAAAACTGCGACGGATTGGATCACTTTTCAAGCGCGGCTGAATTCCACGATAAAAGAGCTTGCGGACAATTTGAGGAAAGAAAACGAAGCGATGAATGGAAACTTGATGAGAGCTCTGTTCGAAACCAGGGACAAAGTGTCCGGTCTTCAACCACCGATGAATTCGATCGTTTCGTCAATGGAACTGAGGCAGTATGCATCTAAGACTAATAAGACTATCACGGATACTTTGAAAGGCTTCAATTCATTGATGACTAGAACAGCACAGTCTGCTGCATCCTCTTCGGATAGTCCCAAGTCCTTCACGGATTTTCTGATCGTTCCTTGTCTACTCAGTTCAGTCCACGCATCAACATCGTGGCATCGAAGTGGATTGTGA
- the LOC117604198 gene encoding uncharacterized protein LOC117604198 isoform X1 has translation MYGSRRVTERTSLTRPLDSPDYVEFASLLRTRKIRIRQFQCCICATLIAVFTMALIVTVSYSVSHNILDANLTAPGSQAAYNLTGSLKLGFAPGSGSYTLFSNPSIVSASNSIPIPSRRAETSPPAKLSEGEFNEALEAGRRAMNERLFADATAAMSPLPSPSPESRHRYAVSTCASVGTLALAAVAELAATKTIENSRAMQAAPTAVGTFFDGGWLSLGVCKQLRIPNCNPSKYRTFDGTCNRPNQWGVSMTPFRRLLPPNYADGVDAPRRALSGAELPSAREVSLKVHKPSPSSNPEFTVMLAVYGQFLDHDITATAISQGINGTSISCCPPAIGHPECFPVPVAAGDPVFDVTGRTCMDFVRSAPAPQCKLGPRQQLNQVTAFIDGSAVYGSDVNTARGLREFSGGRLRMQITPDNRTLLPASMNPNDGCNREVERLRGRYCFAAGDARANENLHLTTMHLLWARQHNRIADQLAKINPTWDDETLYEESRRIVGAQLQHITYQEFLPIVLGEQETNLRNLRPLKAGYRQWTDDPEDSTTDPSIANNFASAAFRFAHTLLPGLMKMTDTQQGTSSFVELHRMLFNPYSLYTGDGVKSSVTSATRNMIQMTSTHVTSQLTNHLFEDPFANVSVPCGLDLVSLNIQRGRDHGLPGYTRWRERCGLGKPESFSDLEGHLDPQALYEISLLYESVHDVDLYTGALAELPKADGIVGPTFSCLIADQFVRLQKGDRFWYELADQPHSFTEEQLKELRKISLAKLICDCSDGVTQTQAEVMRAIGSNNPMMSCEDIPTPSFEPWREDKPSNPLLQASFMPVNWTALKTNINDTVRDVVTSINNTRASVVLDTDWLAFKNYINNSFSDLRNQLSDLHPPKANSESSFLRATGPANVYQDWITFKTDLEKSLNDSIGSMGGGPASATKWIAFKQSVIDQFADLKNQIASIKADLAPTLTMKSSDTLDVKDSMIPAIFDWKNFKDNIVSSLDDTIMGIGNNMPPPGDPAWATYEDDIKDRFSALRDKIDKQRPMAPTESATGRPDLSNDELDYKSEIIKTVNDVVQKIKNDMPPPGDSAWATYTDEIIKSFSSFKSTPSPLELATLPDTSCAELKASSPASFNNIEMSALINDWSDFRSSINDSFTRIIQDIQSKKPMSIDPVSWAAFKQSTVNDFAKLKEEIDDTKAEWSKETGKDTPTLQGTGDASKFDYTKFIKPVIPADEWVAFKQQINATVMNILNAANATDKIDFDEVRGVFNKSFADLKYRIASLKDLIAESKPVSKTATDWITFQARLNSTIKELADNLRKENEAMNGNLMRALFETRDKVSGLQPPMNSIVSSMELRQYASKTNKTITDTLKGFNSLMTRTAQSAASSSDSPKSFTDFLIVPCLLSSVHASTSWHRSGL, from the exons AGCGGTGTTCACGATGGCCCTAATAGTGACAGTCAGTTACTCGGTGAGCCACAACATCCTAGACGCAAACCTCACAGCCCCAGGTTCCCAGGCTGCGTACAATCTTACCGGTTCCTTGAAGTTAGGCTTCGCACCTGGATCAGGCTCGTACACCCTCTTCAGCAACCCGTCGATCGTCTCAGCCTCGAATTCGATCCCCATCCCCAGCAGGAGGGCGGAAACCTCTCCGCCGGCGAAGTTGTCCGAAGGGGAGTTCAACGAAGCGTTGGAAGCAGGTCGCCGAGCGATGAACGAGCGTTTGTTCGCTGACGCCACTGCGGCCATGTCACCGTTGCCTTCCCCGTCGCCGGAATCGAGGCATCGTTACGCCGTGAGCACGTGCGCGAGCGTCGGGACGCTGGCTCTGGCAGCCGTGGCCGAACTCGCGGCTACCAAGACGATCGAGAACTCCAGAGCGATGCAGGCAGCGCCAACCGCCGTCGGGACCTTCTTCGACGGAGGCTGGCTATCTCTGGGTGTTTGCAAACAACTGAGGATCCCGAATTGTAATCCGAGCAAGTACAGAACGTTCGACGGAACCTGCAACCGACCCAACCAATGGGGAGTCTCTATGACGCCGTTCAGAAGACTCTTACCGCCAAATTATGCAGATGGGGTAGACGCTCCGCGTAGGGCGCTCTCTGGTGCAGAGCTTCCGTCAGCCAGAGAGGTTAGCCTAAAAGTGCACAAACCATCGCCCAGCAGCAATCCAGAGTTCACGGTGATGCTCGCCGTTTACGGACAATTCTTGGACCACGACATCACCGCGACAGCGATCAGTCAAGGTATCAACGGTACCTCCATCTCCTGTTGTCCACCGGCCATCGGTCATCCAGAGTGTTTCCCCGTTCCCGTGGCCGCCGGCGATCCCGTGTTCGACGTCACCGGGAGAACCTGCATGGACTTCGTGAGATCCGCACCTGCGCCCCAGTGCAAGCTCGGTCCCAGGCAGCAGTTGAATCAG GTGACCGCGTTCATCGACGGTTCCGCTGTTTATGGATCAGACGTAAATACAGCGAGGGGTCTACGAGAATTTTCCGGCGGTCGTCTGAGGATGCAGATAACGCCTGACAATAGAACTCTCTTACCTGCCAGCATGAATCCCAACGACGGTTGCAACAGGGAAGTCGAGAGACTTCGAGGGAGGTATTGTTTCGCGGCAGGTGACGCCAGAGCTAACGAGAACCTGCACCTGACGACGATGCATCTCCTCTGGGCGAGACAGCACAATAGGATCGCTGATCAATTGGCGAAGATCAATCCGACCTGGGACGACGAGACGCTGTACGAGGAGAGCCGACGCATAGTAGGCGCCCAACTGCAGCACATCACCTACCAAGAGTTCCTACCCATCGTTCTGGGCGAACAGGAGACCAATCTGCGCAATCTAAGACCTCTGAAGGCTGGTTACAGACAGTGGACCGATGATCCAGAGGATTCGACCACCGATCCATCCATAGCCAACAATTTCGCCTCTGCGGCGTTCAGATTCGCTCATACTCTGCTACCTGGACTGATGAAGATGACGGACACCCAGCAGGGGACTTCGTCATTCGTGGAGCTTCACAGAATGCTATTCAATCCGTACAGTTTGTACACCGGGGATGGTGTGAAGAGTTCGGTGACATCAGCCACTAGGAACATGATCCAGATGACCTCGACTCATGTCACTTCTCAGCTGACCAATCATCTGTTCGAGGATCCATTCGCAAACGTTAGCGTACCCTGTGGACTGGACCTGGTGTCGTTGAATATTCAACGCGGCAGGGATCACGGTCTGCCAGGATACACAAGGTGGAGGGAACGTTGCGGATTGGGAAAACCAGAGAGCTTCTCAGATTTGGAAGGTCACCTGGATCCACAGGCGCTTTACGAGATTTCCTTGTTATACGAGTCTGTTCACGACGTTGATCTGTACACTGGTGCTCTGGCTGAATTGCCAAAAGCTGATGGTATCGTTGGGCCTACCTTCTCCTGCCTAATCGCGGATCAGTTCGTGCGTTTGCAGAAGGGTGATCGATTTTGGTACGAGCTGGCTGATCAGCCTCATTCGTTTACAGAAG AGCAACTTAAGGAGTTACGTAAGATATCATTGGCAAAATTGATCTGCGATTGTTCAGACGGAGTGACCCAAACTCAAGCCGAAGTGATGCGAGCCATTGGATCGAACAATCCAATGATGTCCTGCGAGGATATTCCTACGCCATCCTTTGAGCCATGGAGGGAAGATAAACCTTCGAATCCCTTACTCCAAGCTTCGTTCATGCCAGTCAATTGGACCGCCTTGAAGACCAACATCAACGATACAGTTAGAGATGTGGTGACTTCCATCAACAACACCAGGGCATCCGTCGTTCTTGATACAGACTGGCTGGCGTTTAAGAATTACATAAACAACTCATTCTCAGACCTCAGGAATCAACTGTCCGACCTTCATCCTCCAAAAGCAAACTCTGAAAGTTCATTTTTGCGAGCAACGGGTCCGGCAAACGTGTACCAGGATTGGATTACTTTCAAGACCGACCTGGAGAAGTCTTTGAACGACTCCATAGGATCCATGGGCGGTGGTCCTGCCTCTGCTACCAAGTGGATCGCTTTCAAACAGAGTGTCATCGATCAGTTCGCCGATTTGAAGAATCAAATCGCGTCTATCAAGGCGGATCTTGCTCCAACCTTGACAATGAAGAGCAGCGATACGTTAGACGTTAAAGATTCTATGATTCCTGCGATCTTCGACTGGAAGAACTTCAAAGATAACATCGTATCGTCACTGGATGACACAATTATGGGTATAGGCAATAATATGCCACCTCCTGGTGATCCAGCTTGGGCGACCTATGAAGACGACATCAAAGATCGTTTCTCAGCCCTCAGGGACAAAATAGATAAACAGAGACCCATGGCTCCTACTGAATCAGCGACTGGAAGACCAGACTTGTCCAATGATGAGTTGGACTATAAAAGCGAGATCATCAAGACTGTGAATGATGTAGTgcagaaaatcaagaatgacatGCCTCCTCCAGGCGACTCAGCATGGGCAACCTACACAGACGAAATAATAAAGAGTTTCTCTTCGTTCAAGAGTACACCGTCACCTTTGGAACTGGCTACGTTGCCTGACACATCATGTGCAGAGTTGAAAGCTTCTTCTCCAGCCTCGTTCAACAACATAGAGATGTCTGCTTTGATCAACGACTGGTCAGACTTTCGTAGCAGCATCAACGATTCCTTCACTCGAATCATTCAGGATATTCAGAGCAAAAAGCCAATGTCGATTGATCCAGTATCTTGGGCGGCATTCAAGCAATCCACTGTAAATGATTTTGCAAAGTTGAAGGAAGAAATTGATGACACGAAAGCTGAATGGTCGAAGGAAACTGGTAAAGATACACCCACTCTTCAGGGTACTGGAGACGCTTCCAAGTTCGATTACACGAAATTCATCAAGCCTGTCATCCCAGCGGACGAATGGGTCGCTTTCAAACAACAGATCAACGCCACTGTGATGAATATCTTGAACGCTGCGAATGCTACGGATAAAATTGACTTCGACGAGGTACGCGGCGTGTTCAATAAATCCTTCGCCGACCTGAAGTACCGGATAGCATCTCTGAAGGATCTGATCGCGGAGAGTAAACCCGTAAGCAAAACTGCGACGGATTGGATCACTTTTCAAGCGCGGCTGAATTCCACGATAAAAGAGCTTGCGGACAATTTGAGGAAAGAAAACGAAGCGATGAATGGAAACTTGATGAGAGCTCTGTTCGAAACCAGGGACAAAGTGTCCGGTCTTCAACCACCGATGAATTCGATCGTTTCGTCAATGGAACTGAGGCAGTATGCATCTAAGACTAATAAGACTATCACGGATACTTTGAAAGGCTTCAATTCATTGATGACTAGAACAGCACAGTCTGCTGCATCCTCTTCGGATAGTCCCAAGTCCTTCACGGATTTTCTGATCGTTCCTTGTCTACTCAGTTCAGTCCACGCATCAACATCGTGGCATCGAAGTGGATTGTGA